A genomic window from Martelella lutilitoris includes:
- the plsY gene encoding glycerol-3-phosphate 1-O-acyltransferase PlsY — translation MSIVGELFAFDLTPVDALIVIAIGYFLGSLPFGYLITRMAGLGDIRKMGSGNIGATNVLRTGKRHLAALTLLLDALKATFAVIICAKLYGTDAGLIAGAAAFIGHLFPVWLGFKGGKGVATYIGVLLGIAPAAVLIFAFVWLLVARLSRYSSLSALVATLVIPVALWIMDQPQASLVMAVLTIISWWRHKANIERLISGKESRIGDKG, via the coding sequence ATGAGCATCGTGGGGGAACTGTTCGCTTTCGACCTGACACCCGTTGACGCGCTGATCGTGATCGCGATCGGCTATTTTCTGGGGTCCCTGCCCTTCGGCTATCTCATCACCCGCATGGCCGGCCTCGGCGACATCCGCAAGATGGGCTCCGGCAATATCGGCGCGACCAATGTTCTGCGCACCGGCAAGCGGCATCTCGCCGCCCTCACCTTGCTGCTCGACGCGCTGAAGGCAACCTTCGCCGTCATCATCTGCGCCAAGCTTTACGGAACGGATGCGGGACTTATCGCGGGCGCGGCGGCCTTTATCGGCCACCTCTTCCCGGTCTGGCTCGGCTTCAAGGGCGGCAAGGGCGTGGCGACCTATATCGGCGTGCTGCTCGGCATCGCGCCCGCCGCCGTCCTGATCTTCGCCTTCGTCTGGCTGCTGGTCGCCCGGCTTTCGCGCTATTCCTCGCTGTCGGCGCTTGTCGCAACGCTTGTGATTCCGGTTGCCTTGTGGATAATGGATCAACCGCAGGCTTCACTGGTCATGGCCGTCCTCACCATCATTTCCTGGTGGCGGCACAAGGCCAATATCGAACGCCTGATCTCGGGCAAGGAAAGCAGGATCGGAGACAAGGGGTGA
- the dprA gene encoding DNA-processing protein DprA yields the protein MSASGISLSESQRIAWLRLIRSDNVGPATFRELINHCGSAEKALDMLPELAKRGGAMKRIRVASIADAEREMEMAARHDGRFVAIGEPDYPPALRAIDGAPPLLAMCGSGETARRPTLGIVGARNASVAGAKFAAMIAGAAAGAGYTVASGLARGIDAAAHHSSLKHGTLAALAGGLDRIYPPENAELYRRICTEGGVAISEMPYGWEPRARDFPRRNRLIAGSALAIVVVEAAMRSGSLITARLANEAGRLVLAVPGSPLDPRAQGSNGLIKQGAMIVCSPEDVLEALAPLSNLDLPFTGNAGEEPEPEGEAPSEPAEDDRQRVAEALGPSPCEIDDLIRFTGVNAATVQLILLELDLAGRLVRHPGGRISLA from the coding sequence TTGAGCGCCTCCGGCATTTCGCTCTCCGAGAGCCAGCGCATCGCCTGGCTCAGGCTGATCAGAAGCGACAATGTCGGCCCGGCGACCTTTCGCGAACTCATAAATCATTGCGGCAGCGCCGAAAAGGCGCTCGACATGCTGCCCGAATTGGCAAAGCGCGGGGGCGCCATGAAGCGCATCCGCGTTGCCAGCATTGCCGATGCCGAACGCGAGATGGAGATGGCCGCCCGCCATGACGGCCGCTTCGTCGCCATCGGCGAGCCCGACTATCCGCCGGCCCTGCGGGCGATCGACGGCGCGCCGCCGCTTCTGGCCATGTGCGGCAGCGGCGAGACCGCGAGGCGGCCGACGCTTGGCATCGTCGGGGCGCGCAACGCCTCCGTCGCCGGCGCCAAATTCGCGGCCATGATTGCCGGCGCGGCGGCGGGCGCGGGCTACACGGTGGCCTCCGGCCTTGCCCGCGGCATTGACGCCGCCGCCCACCATTCAAGTCTGAAACACGGCACGCTTGCCGCCCTTGCCGGCGGCCTTGACCGGATCTATCCGCCGGAAAACGCAGAGCTCTACCGCAGGATCTGCACGGAGGGTGGCGTTGCCATCAGCGAAATGCCTTATGGCTGGGAGCCGCGCGCGCGGGACTTTCCCCGGCGCAACAGGCTGATCGCGGGTTCCGCGCTCGCCATCGTCGTCGTCGAGGCCGCCATGCGCTCCGGCTCGCTGATCACCGCGCGGCTGGCCAACGAGGCCGGCCGGCTGGTGCTTGCCGTTCCCGGCTCGCCACTCGATCCGCGCGCCCAGGGCAGCAATGGCCTGATCAAACAGGGCGCGATGATCGTCTGTTCGCCGGAGGACGTTCTGGAGGCGCTCGCGCCGCTGTCAAACCTTGATCTGCCATTTACCGGCAACGCCGGAGAGGAGCCCGAGCCGGAGGGCGAGGCTCCCTCCGAACCGGCCGAGGACGATCGTCAGCGCGTTGCCGAGGCGCTCGGCCCGAGCCCCTGCGAGATTGACGACCTGATCCGGTTTACGGGGGTGAATGCGGCCACCGTTCAATTGATCCTTCTGGAACTCGATCTCGCCGGCCGGCTGGTCCGCCATCCCGGCGGACGGATATCTCTTGCGTGA